From the genome of candidate division TA06 bacterium:
TGCTTCTCCTTGCTCCGCCTCTTTGAGAAAAGGCTCGAGCGCTTCAGCTATCTTTCCTCGCGTTAAGGGCCTCGCCTCCGTGTCAACGTATATGTAGCTCTTTGCCACGAATCTGTCCAGGATCGGATAGACCCAGCTGTCCACTTCAACATTTACCAGACTCTGGGGATTTGCTATTGCTGCAACTAGAAGGGAAAGCAGAACTGGAAGGCAAACAGCTTTTGCCATCAAACCTCGCTACCTGACCGCGGGCACCCACACATATGCAATGCGCTCGCCAGGGCTGAATTGGCACGATCGATACCTGAGGGAGCCGGCATCAACGAGCAGCACAAGCTTCAAGGTTCCCTTCTCATTTTTGAAGGTAGAATTCTCAACTCATCCCTGTACTTCCCCACGGTCCTCCTTGCCACCTCAAAACCCTCACTCTGAAGAACCTCTGAAATTCTCTTATCACTCAGGGGCTTCTTCTTGTCCTCATTCTTGATCAGTTCTCCAATCCTTGCTCTCACTGATCTGGAAGAAACTTCCTCTGTCCGATACGACTTGACGGCGCCAGAAAAGAAGAATTTGAGATTGAATACACCCTGTGGAGTTTGAATATACTTCCCTCTTATCACTCTGCTAACGGTAGATTCGTGGATCCCCAGCGCATCAGCTACCGTCCTCAGAGTCATGGGTTTCAAACTGGTCACACCCCTCTCCAGAAAATCGTTCTGGGTCTCACAAATGAAGCTCATCACCTTCATTATCGTCCGCCTTCTCTCATCCAGTCCATTGATGAGAAAACGGGCAGAGGCAAGTCTTTTTCTCACAAATTCCCTTTCTTTTTTGGATCTACCTCTCCGGCCGGAGAGCACTTCCTTGTAGGATCTGCTGATTCTAAGATGCGGAATGTTCGTCTCGTTCAAGAAAACCCTGAATTCATCCTCAGTTCGCTCTATCATCACATCAGGAGTCACGTACCGAACCGCTGAGCCCCACGCGCCGCTTCCCGGCCTGGGCTGAAGCGCAGAGATGACTCCTATCGCCTTTTGCAGAACCTTCTCGTTTACCCTCAGACTCCTGGCAATGGCTTGATACCTCTTGTTCTTCAGATCGTTCAGATGCCCCTCTACGATTTTGACCTCTAGTCCACCATCTTTTCCACTGTTGCGAAGCTGAATTAGCAGGCACTCCTTGAGTTCTCTCGCCCCCACACCAGGTGGATCCAGACTCTGCACCAGAGCAAGTGCATCTTCGACCTTCTCAACTTCAACACTTAGCGCCGTGGCTATTTCTTCCACGTTCACAGAACGCAGGTATCCGTCGTCATCAAGACTGTCCACAATGTATTCGCCGATAAGCATCTGCTCATTCGATTCTGCCTTCAGGTGAACCTGTGTAATAAGATGATCCCTGAGGCTCGCAGGCACTTCAGGAATCTGCTGGGTGAAGTCCTCTGTTTTTCTCCTATCTGGCTTGTAGGCGGAATCCAGACCGTCCTGGAGGAACTCAGCCCATTCAAACTCGTCTTCTGGCTCAGAGTCCTCTGCGGTTTCTTCTTCGGGTTGATCCTCCTCCAGCTCCTCCTCAACTTCCTCAAGAAGCGGGTTCTGCTGCAGTTCAAGTCTTATCAACTGCTCTAGTTCGAGCCTGGGAAGCTGCAGCAGCTTCAGCAGCTCTATTAGTTGTGGAGATAATTGTAGCCTTAGATCCAGTCTCAGTTCAGGTTCCAATTGAGCTTTCCCTTTCCGTCGTTACATCTTGAAGTCAGGACCAAGGTAGAGCTCTCTCGCCTTCTTGTCCTCTATGAGCTCGGTCGCGGTACCCGATAAGAGAATCTTCCCTTCATAGATTATATACGCTTTATCCGTAATTTCAAGTGTTTCTCGCACATTGTGGTCGGTGATCAAGACCCCCAAGCCCTTCGCACGAAGTTGTCTGATTATCTCCTGTATGTCACCTCTGACAATAGGATCGATGCCGGTAAAAGGCTCATCCAGCAAAAGAAAGTGAGGGTCCGTGGTGAGCGCCCTGGCTATCTCCAGTCTCCTTCTCTCCCCGCCAGAAAGACTTCCGGCCACCTGGCGCCCAAGGTGAGTAATCTTGAGCTCCTTCATCAAATCGGAAAGCCTTTCTGCCTGTTCTGCCTTGCTCAGATTCATGGTCTGAAGAATCCCAAGTATGTTCTCCTCCACGGTCAGTTTTCTGAACACCGAGGGCTCCTGAGACAGATAGCCTATCCCCTTCCGGGCCCTCTGATACATGGGATGTCTGGTCAATTCTTCCTCGTCAAGATAGATCCTGCCACCGTCAGGCCTTATCATTCCCACTATCACGTAGAAGGTTGTTGTCTTACCAGCCCCATTGGGGCCTAGAAGGCCTACTATCTCACCCTCAGCAACCTGTATGCTGACACTGTTGACCACCTTTTTCCCACGATAAGACTTGCTTACATTCTCTGTCCTGAGAACTGCCACTCTCATTCCCCTTTAGGTTTCATATGATAGGTACCTTTTGCTGAACCACTGACGGTCACTTGACTGACCTTACCCTCCTCAAAATCGACTATCATCTCATCTCCAGAGACCTCGTTCGTTTCCTGCTCGCTTATTCGATAGAATGCTTGGGCACCTGAGATCAAAACAGCTCTTCTGAGCTTCCTGTTCGTGAACTCAAGTGTCAGGCTGGCTGATTCCATTCTGTTTTCGTTTTCAGTAATGACTGGTTTACCCAGTAAGGTTGCAGTTTCATCTCTGCTCATGTACACTAGAGTGTCACAGGTCGCCACCACGTCTCCCTGATATACTCTGACATCTCCTGTCACCAGCGCCTTTCCTTGTTTTGTGAATGTTTCCATCGTCTGTGCTGTGATGAGTATCCGTTCTTCTCCTGACGCAGTCAGGACAGGGCTTTCTTCCATTATGCCACGATCTTCTTCAAAATAGTACGTGCCCTTCCCTCCCTCGACATTCATATCATTCACTTTGTCTTTGAAGCTGACTGAGCCGGTGGCAACTGCGATGCGGCTGTCTCTGTGGTAGACCACCTCGTCGGCCTGCACCAACTGGCGTTCATCCTCTATCTTTACAAACCCTCGGAGTAGAGCCTTCTTCTCACCCCGGTAGTACTCTGCGGTTTGAGAGGACATTATCGTTTCACCATCAACTATGTGAACTCCTCCTTCAAGAATCGCTACATCCCTGGCTTCTATCGCCCTACCACACTGGCTGGTTATCACTGCTGGACCGTGAGTTATGGTCACCCCACCTCGAAGGAAAGTCACTCTCCCCTTCTTGGTATTTCTAACCTCCACCGTCTTCGCCCTTACCGTGTACTTCTCACCGGTACGCTCGAGGATCTGCTGGTTTTCTACAATACACGGCATCAAAACAAGAATCAACATGGCCGACAATATGAACCATATCTTGAGGAATTGCAAACGTGCCTCACCAGGACCTTTCCGTTCAGCTCCTGGCCTATTCCAATTCCGAATCTTCTGTCTCCGCACGGAAGTTCCTTTGTATTTCTATGTGGTCAAGACCCGGGTCGGAGACCAGTCCATCTCCGGTTATGATGGTGCTCCCCTTGGTCACCCTGACTGAACCCTCAGTCCTTATCTTTTCCTCTTTGGAGACCCATTTCAGGCTGTCGGTCTCCAGAACAGCGCTGTCTCCAGAGACCACGCTAACGTGTCCCATGGCCTTCATGTCACCGCTTTCAAGATAGTAAATCCCGCTGTCTGACTTGAGAGTCGAGAATAGCTTTTCATCTCTGGAGTAAAACTCAATCTGCGTATCATACAGGTTTATCTGGCTCTTCTCCCTGTAACTCTTTGCCAATCTGGCCTTCAATACCCAGGCTTTTCTCCCTTCAACTGTCTGCGTGAGCGTGAAACCTTCAACAACTTCCAGAGCATCCGTCTGGATGGGCTCATTCTCACCGTACTGATTGTTGCAGCCTACGGCCATCAGGGACAATAGAAAAAAGGCCATAGCGAATCCTTGAAAAGCGAAGACGCCCCCCGGCGCCCCTCTTATTGCAGAATTCTTCTTTGGTTTCGCTGAAGTGTCGTCAACTCTCGAATTTGTCATGCATCCAAACCCATTCTGTGGGATGCTTCCGTATGAGGGCTTCCACAGCTTTTGAGCAGATCCTGGCACAGAAGGGTATGTCCTTCCTGGGATCTTTGGTCTTTTTGAAATCTATCGGGTCACATATCTCTATGATATGCTTTCCGTGACTTCCTCTATGAATGGCGAGCGGTACTATGGGTGCTTTCGCTCTCATTGAGAGAACCACGGGCCCCCTGGTCACCCTGCTTTTCCCTCCAAAGAAGTCGACGGGGACTCCAGACTGGTTCGCCCGCTCATCAATCAGGAGGCCAAGAGCTCTCCCTCTGTAAAGACACTTTAAAGCTCCTCGCCAGTTCCTATCATCAATGAATTCAATCCCTTTTTCAGCCCGGAACGAACGGACTATAGAATCTATCTTGGAATCGTAGACCCTCCTCCCCACGACACTAACCGGGTATCCGCAAAGAGAAAAGTATGCTGGCAATAACTCCCAGCAGCCAAGATGACCTGTTATCACTATGAGCCCTCTTCCTCTGGCCATTGCCCTCTCAAACTTCTCCAGCCCCCTCACCGAAACAATGTCCTTCACGTTATTCTTACTTACAATGGGCAGCCTTAAGGTATCGGCCAGGTTTCTACCGAGCTGGATGAAAACCCTTCTGGTCATACTCAGGAGCTCTTTCTCAGACATCGAGTCTCCATAGCCTATCCTTAGATTTTCGAGAGCCTTCCTGCTCTGTTTTGGGATGGCCAGGTAAATAAGGACCCCGGCAAAGGAGCCAATCCCTATGGCAGTGCTTCGGGAAACAGAGAGGACAATGACGCTCAGGACCCTCACGCCCAGATATACGTACAGGTGTCTCAGCCTTCTCCTCATCCTAGACTACACCTGCCCTCATAAGGTCGTGCAAATGTACTACACCAATAGGACATTTCTCACCATCCACAACCAGAAGGGCGGTGATACCGCGGTCCTCCATCATCTTCACCGCCTTCGCAGCCAGAGAGTTCTTATCTATCGTCCTGGGGTTCCTGCTCATCACCTCTCCACATTTGAGCGAAAAGATGTCAGAGGTTTTCTCGAGGAGTCTCCTCAGATCACCATCCGTTATGACACCCACGAGCTTACCACCGTCATCCACCACAGAGGTTATGCCTCTCTTTGAGGTCATCTCGAGGATTGCTTCCTTCATGGGGGAGTCATGTTTCACTTTGGGTACATACGTGCCCGTCAGCATCATATCCTCTACCTGGGCAAGTTTTTTCCCCAGCCTGCCACCGGGATGGAGTTTAGCAAAATCTTCCGGCTTGAAGTCCCTCAGGCTGAGGAGGGCAACTGCCATGGCATCGCCCATAACGAGAGCCGCAGTAGTCGAAGACGTAGGAACAAGACCATGGGGACATGCTTCTGAATCGACAGAGACATCCAGTACAATGTCTGCACTCCTGGCAAGCCTGGAGTCAAGATCTCCTATGAGCCCTATGATCAATACCCCCAGACGCTTAAATACAGGTATCAACTGATTAACCTCTTCTGTCTCCCCACTCTTGGATATTGCGACAGCCACATCATTTTCGCTGACAAGGCCGATGTCCCCATGAATCCCTTCTGCCGGATGTAAAAAGAATGACGGTGTTCCGGTCGATGAAAAAGTAGCAGCCACCTTCTTGGCAATAATACCCGATTTTCCCATACCAGTGACGACCACCCTTCCCTTGCAGGAGAATATGAGCTTGACCGCATCCTCAAACGACTTGCCTATGCGGTCCACGAGTCCGCTCACTGCGAGGCACTCTTTTCTTATCGCTTCCTTCCCTGCCTCGATTACCTTATTTTTCATTCCAACTCTGCCAGATACTTGTTGAGCGTCTCCTCCCACACCCCTTTGGCCTTCAAAATGGCTTCCACCGCTTCCCTCACTGCACCCTCTCCACCTCCACTCTCGGTTACCAGAACGGCAACCTCCTTCACCTCCGGCATCGCATTTGCCACCGCAATGGGCAACCCAACCTTCCTCATGGGCACAATGTCAACTATATCGTCTCCAATATATGCCACTTCTTCTGCCGAGAACCCATAGCGCCGCATTATCTCCTTCAAACAGTCCCACTTTCTTTTCACTCCCTGGTGCAGCTCTATGATACCCAGGTCCGTTGCCCTTCTCGAAACTGGTTCAGACTCTCTCACACTGATGAACGCTATTTCCAGTCTTGCCCTCCTCGCAAGAGTGATACCCATGCCATCCACAACAGCAAACTGCTTCTCTTCTGAGTCAGAAGAATAGATTATTTTCCCGTCAGTGAGCACACCATCAACATCGATGGCTATCAGCCTTATCTTTTCTGCCTTCTCTTTCATTACTCCTCCATCCGCTTAGCTCTCACTATCTCGTCTATCTCTTTCAACTCCTTTAGCAGTTCTTCCAGATAGGAGATCGGAAGCATACTGCAGGCATCGCATTTTGCCTGTTGTGGATCTTCGTGCACCTCAATGAATATTCCATCACACCCTGCAGCAACCGCGGCTCGCGCAAGATGAGGAACATACTGAGGTTCACCCCCAGCAGACTCGCTGGAGGGGGTACCATAAATCCTCACCGAATGGGTCACGTCAAAGATGACCGGGTAACCAAACGATGCGAGTATGGGAAAAGACCTCATGTCCACAACCAGGCTATTGTACCCGAAGCAGGAACCTCTCTCAGTCAACATTATCTTCCTGTTCCCGGTGTGCTCGATCTTACCTATGGAGTCCTTCATCTCCTTGGGGCCGATAAATTGCCCTTTCTTTATGTTGACCGGCTTTCCCGCTGTCCCTACGGCCAGGGCGAGACTTGTTTGCTGTGAAAGATAGGCAGGAATCTGCAGAACGTCCAGAACCTCTGCGGCCGCGTCCACCTCATATCTGCAGTGAACATCTGACAGAACCGGCACTCCAATCTCCCTCTTCACCTTTTCCAGTATCCTTAACCCAACATCAAGGCCCGGGCCTGTGTACGCCGTTGCTTTTGACCTGTTGTCCTTTGTATACGAAGATTTGAATATGAACCCCATCTGCAATCCTGCAGCGATCTTCTTTATCGCTTCCGCAGCCCTCAGCGAAGACTCTTCGTTCTCTATCACACAGGGCCCTGCAATCAAGACCAGCGGACTTGCTCGCCCAACAGAAACTTCCCTCACCTTCAGGTCTGTAGTCATCTCTTTTTCTTCCCTCACCTCTCCAGGCAAGCCTCAACAAAACCGAGAAAGAGTGGAGCGGGAGCCTCCAGTCTGGATCTAAACTCAGGATGAGCCTGAGTTCCAATGAAGAACCTGTGCTTTGGGAGTTCGATGAACTCAACAAGATTGGCTTCGTCAAGCCGTTTATGCATACCGGAAACTGCAAGACCGTTCTTCTCCATCACATCGATGTACTGGGGAGAGACTTCGTATCTGTGCCTGTGCCTTTCCAGAACCACATCCGCTCCATCATCCAGCAATCCCAAGCGAAATTTCATCTCGGGATCGTTCTGCCACATCTTGATCTTCTGGGCATCCTGTTGTGGCCTTCCACATCTCTTGTAGAGACTGTGTGCCTTGGTCCCTGACCTCAATGTTGCAGCGTAAGCACCAAGCCTCATAGAACCACCATATTGGCTCTCCTCAATTATCTTCTTCTGCGTGGGAAGAATGTCTATGACCGCATACTTAGTCTGGACATCTATTTCACTCGTATTCGCGGTCTTCATACCACACACACTTCTTGAGAATTCAATCACTGCGCACTGGAGACCATAGCACAGACCAAGGAACGGTACGTTGTTCTCCCTGGCGAACTTGATCGCGCCGACCTTCCCCTCCACGCCGCTCGCTCCGAACCCACCGGGGATGACGATCCCATCGAACTCCCGTAGACTTTCGACCTCTGATGGAGACTTCTCAAACTTCTTGGAATCGACCCAGGATATGTCAACAGCGACTGAAAGGCTGGCGCCAGCGTGTTTCAAAGCTTGATTCACGGAGATGTAGGAATCGGTGAGGCTGTAGTCACCTATGTCAACATACTTGCCGATCATGGCCACATTTACTCTTCTGGATGGGTTCCTAATCCGTTCAACAAGGGCTTCCCATTGTGACCAGTCGGGTTCGGTCTTCTTCTGCAAGGAGAACCTTTTCAGTATTTTCTCCCCCAGCCTCTCTTTCTCTAAGTTGAGCGGAATCGCATAGATTGTGTCAACATCCGGAGCAGATATCACATGCTCACTCGGAATATTTGCATAAATCTCAATCTTCTTTTTTCTGACATGATCAAGTGGCCTTTTTCCCCTACAAAGAATGAAATCGGGAAAGATCCCGTGCTCGGAAAGCATTTTTATCGCCTGCTGTGTCGGTTTGGTCTTCATTTCGCTTATGTGGTCTGGCACCGGCAGATAAGTTACGAGCACGTAAGCGACGTTGTCTACCCCTACCTCTCTCTCCAGACTCTTCATTGCGAAAAGAAAAGGGATATTCTCATAGTCGCCAATTGTTCCTCCGATCTCTACCAGGACAAAGTCATGGCCCTCACCAGCGCTCTTCACTCTGTCCTTGATCTCATTCGGAATATGGGGAATGAACTGGACAGTCTTGCCCAAATAGTCGCCTCTTCTCTCCCTATCGATTACGGCCTTGTATATCTGGCCTGTGGTGATGTTGTTCTTCTTGGGAATCTCGATGCCAAGAAATCGTTCATAACTGCCCAGATCCTGGTCTATCTCTCCACCATCCTCAGTTACCCAGACTTCCCCATGTTCTGTTGGCCTGAGCGTACCTGCATCGAAATTTATGTAAGGATCTATTTTTAGGGCTGTTGTTGAATACCCATACTGCTGCAGTATTTTGCCAATGGAAGCAGTAGCTAAACCCTTGCCAACGCCACTCATCACACCGCCAGCCACCACGATGAACCTCATCACGATAACCTCACATTTGCACCTGTGTGATTTGTGAGAGTCCAGATTCCATCAGTTATTGGTCTCTCACGCTCTGGATTTCTCCTCCCGGAGTACTTGTTCCACACGTTCAATGTCTTCCGGCGTGTCGACTGCCGGACCCCACTCACTGACTTTAACCACGCGGATCCGCACTCCCTGTTCAAGGGCCCGGAGCTGTTCAAGCCCCTCCGCAATCTCAAGAGGACTGGGAGGAGACGCAGCAAGCCTGTCCAATACATCACGCCTGTAACCATACACACCTACGTGCTTATAGAACTCAAAAGGATGAGATCCTATCACATAGGGAATCTTTGAGCGAGAAAAGTAGATGGCCTCATCATTCATGTCAAGAACAACTTTTGCGCATGAGTCGCTTTCCAGCTCAGTCGGGTCAGCAATCTTGCAGGCAAGAGTTGCCATTCCCACGGCCGGGTTGGATGTCATCTCGCTCACCAACTTGTCAATAGATTCCGGCCTCAAGAGAGGCTCATCCCCCTGGATGTTGACGACAACTGAGCCAGGTACTTTCGAAATAGCCTCTGCAACCCTATCAGTCCCTGTTGGATGTTCCGTTGAAGTCATGACAACCTTGGCTCCAAAGCCCTTTGCTGCCTCGGCAACGCGGTCATCATCTGTTGCTATGAGGAGCTCAGTGATGAGTCGGCAGGAGCTCGCCCTCTCATACACGTGCTGCAACATTGGCCTGCCCAGGATGGAGGCCAGTGGTTTGCCCGGGAACCTCACAGAATTCCACCGCGCCGGAATGACCCCTATGACACCCCCTCCCACTTCTAGTCAGGCTCCTCCTGGTAGGGAACTTCTTCTTCGTTGTCTCTTTTCGTTAGTCTCTTCCTCTCTCTCCGCTTCTTCGGGCGAGACCGGGCTTCACCAACCGCGTCTCTTGCTGGTACACTCTTTGCCTGGTAGAACGCTTTTTCGCTAAGAACAACTCTGCGCGACTCCCTGTTCACCTCTATGAGCACAAGATCAAGTTCCTCGTCCACGCCATACTTGTCAGCCGGAACACTCATGTCCTCCCTAATCAAATGCGAGAAAGGTACAAATCCCCGGACATCATCTTCGAGCTCCACAATCAACCCCTGTTCCAGGAGCTCTGCCACCTTCCCCTTCATTTCCAACCCAATCTCATTGCTGCCGCTGAAATTCTCCAGCGGGTCTTCTTGAGTCTGTTTCATCCCCAGAGATATTCTTCTGTTTTCTCTGTCGATGCTCAGGACAACCACCTCCACCTTTTCACCTCTTTTGACCACTTCGCTAGGGTGGTTGATTCTCCTGGTCCAGGACATGTCTGATATGTGAACAAGCCCATCAATGCCATCTTCTATTTCTACGAAGGCCCCAAAATTTGTGAGGGTCCTCACTTTTCCGGAAATTGTACTCCCCACAGGGAACCTCTCCTCAAGGGTCTCCCATGGGTCGGCCATGGTCTGTTTCAGCCCCAGAGATATCCTTTCATTCTCCTTGTCGATACTGAGCACCACAGCATCAATGATGTCTCCAATGGCAACGACTTGACTGGGATGGTGTATCCGTCTGGTCCACGCCATTTCAGATATGTGGACCAGCCCCTCGACACCTTTTTCGAGTTCCACAAATGCTCCATAGTCGGTTATTGAGACTACCTTTCCTCTCACCTTTGACTCAACCGGGTGCTTCTCTTCTATCTTCTCCCAGGGGTATTCGGTCAGCTGCTTCAGGCCCAGAGAAACCCGCATCTTCTGGTGGTCGATTCCAATTACCTTTGTATTTATCTTGTCTCCAATGGCGACAAGCTCAGAAGGGTGGATTACCCGGCCCCAGGACATGTCGGTTATGTGCAACAGGCCGTCGACGCCGCCCAAATCGATGAAGGCGCCAAAGTCAGTGATGTTCTTCACAATGCCTTCCCTCACCTGACCAACTTCAAGCTCCTTGAGCAGTCTGGTTCTTGCTTCTTCCCTCTCAATCTCGAGTACGGCTCGCCTTGAAACGACGATGTTTCTCCTCTTCCAATTCAGCTTGATAATCCTGAACTCATGCGTGGTGCCGACAAGCTTGTCCATGTCCTTGACCGGATGGAGGTCTATTTGAGAACCTGGAAGGAAAGCATCCACAGCCAGAACTTCGACTATCATGCCTCCTCGCACGCGTCGGGTTATCACACCCTCAAGGGGCATTTTATCATCGTATGCCGATTTGATCGTGTCCCATACACGCAGGAAGTCGGCCTTCTGTTTGGACAGAACGGCAAAGCCTTCATCGTCCTCAGTCTCTTCCAGAAAAACGTCAATCTCATCGCCGACTTTCAGGGCCTCCGGGTCCTTGAACTCTGACAGAGGGATTATCCCTTCTGACTTGAGACCCACATCTATGATCGCCTCTTTTCCCCCGATTTTGACGACAGAGCCCTTGATCACCTTGCCCTCTTCCACATTACCAATGGACTCCATGTAGAGCTCCATCATCTCTTCCTGAGATAGTTCCTCCTCCTTGATTTCTATCTCAGGGCTCTCTTCCGAATCGACTTTCTTTTCTTTCTCAGACATTGATTTGACTCCCCCTTTGTCAATGAAATGCGCGCCCCCTCAACACTGTGTGTTCTGCGCCTGCGCCAATTAGGTCTATCACGTCTTCGATTATCCAGTCTGGAGTAGACGCACCTGCCGTGATCCCCAACTTGTGACTATTGCGGAACCATGCTGGGTCAAGTTCTTTAGCAGTCTCAATGTGGTAGGTCCGTTTCCCAACGCTTCTACAGAGCTCGGCAAGACGGGAAGTGTTCGCACTGTTCTTGCCGCCAAGCACGATCATCAGATCGACCTCCTCTGCAAGGTTGAGCGTTGACTCTTGGCGGAGTGTGGTTGCACTACAAATAGTATTGTATATCTTCAGTTCAGTCGCAATCTCAAGAAGTGTTGAAATCACAGACTGGAACTTATCCAGCAAAAGAGTCGTCTGGGCAATCACACCTATTTTCCTGCTCGCGATTCGAAGTCGGGGATCGTTATCTCTGTAGTCTAGAACTACGGCTCTATCACCCGCGTGACCCAGGATGCCTTTCACCTCAGGGTGGTCAGCTTC
Proteins encoded in this window:
- a CDS encoding 4-hydroxy-3-methylbut-2-enyl diphosphate reductase, which encodes MKVFLAEYSGFCFGVKRAIKIAFQTAKRGHVPVYTYGSLIHNPQAVQELEKKGVKPIQSLSDIRKGTVIIRSHGVPPKIMSEAKSRGITVVDATCPFVRKAQELAFSLGSQGYQVVVVGEADHPEVKGILGHAGDRAVVLDYRDNDPRLRIASRKIGVIAQTTLLLDKFQSVISTLLEIATELKIYNTICSATTLRQESTLNLAEEVDLMIVLGGKNSANTSRLAELCRSVGKRTYHIETAKELDPAWFRNSHKLGITAGASTPDWIIEDVIDLIGAGAEHTVLRGRAFH